AATCTTGATCTGCTGCAGAGTTTTGCCCTTTCGAATTTGAGAGCAGATTCATTCTGCCATTGAGCAAAGCAGAAAATAACGATGCAGCATTATCGCAGCTGCCGGAGGTTGTATTTCCTTTTGACATTACTGCATTATCTGACTTACTGCCACTCTTTAAAATATCCGAAAGGACATTAATACCCGTCACTTGCCTTCACCTCCCATTTTAGAACTCTATAAATTATATCGGCAAACTCCCAATAAAACATTAGGATGATATTTTCAAATTAAATGCTGCTTTTGCCGGCTGAGTCTTCCTCTCAGTCTTAAAATGGCCTGGGAATGCAGCTGAGATATTCTTGATTCAGAAAGCTTCATAACCGCTGCAATTTCTTTTAAGGTTAGTTCCTCTTGGTAATAAAGGGCAACCACTAATTTCTCCTTGTCTGGCAGCTTATCAACTGCCAATGCCAGCAATTGTTTTTGTTCTTCTTTTTCAATAACTTGAAATTCTGCCTGGGCATTGGGATCCACCAGCAAATTATGAGGCGTAAAATTATTTTCACCCTCGCCGTCAACGGAGATTTCATCAAAGGAAGTCAAAGTAAGGATCTGAGCCTGGGCCATAGTTCCTTCAATCTCCCGCACTTCCATTTTCAAATGTTCAGCAACTTCTTCGGCAGTGACAGCCCGTCCAAGC
This Desulfosporosinus orientis DSM 765 DNA region includes the following protein-coding sequences:
- a CDS encoding FliA/WhiG family RNA polymerase sigma factor encodes the protein MVPNAYEAASRGAWKQEYIEKYLPLVKRIAGRLLISLPSHVDEDDIIGYGVFGLLDALERFEAARGLKFETYASIRIRGAMIDGLRTMDWVPHSARQKVKRVQEGFADLEYRLGRAVTAEEVAEHLKMEVREIEGTMAQAQILTLTSFDEISVDGEGENNFTPHNLLVDPNAQAEFQVIEKEEQKQLLALAVDKLPDKEKLVVALYYQEELTLKEIAAVMKLSESRISQLHSQAILRLRGRLSRQKQHLI